Proteins from a single region of Chrysemys picta bellii isolate R12L10 chromosome 9, ASM1138683v2, whole genome shotgun sequence:
- the COPS9 gene encoding COP9 signalosome complex subunit 9, producing the protein MKPAVDEMFPEGAGPYVDLDEAGGSTGLLMDLAANEKAVHADFFNDFEDLFDDDDIQ; encoded by the exons ATGAAGCCAGCAGTGGACGAGATGTTCCCCGAGGGCGCCGGGCCCTATGTGGACCTGGACGAG GCAGGAGGAAGTACAGGTTTATTGATGGACTTAGCAGCTAATGAAAAGGCAGTTCATGCAGATTTCTTTAATG ATTTTGAAGATCTTTTTGATGATGATGACATCCAGTGA